A single genomic interval of Agarivorans aestuarii harbors:
- a CDS encoding TRAP transporter permease: protein MQWNAVPDSIRQEVEDTRALPLIYVLGIIISLVHVYFNIFADIAVLQQNILHFAGFILLCGLLKPLSSQRQLAILDKLWVLAIACSAIYLLFAEDLIYERGVRLVALDWLCGTMVILGAIDMTRRATGWVIPILIVTAISYLAWWGNYVPGVFQFKGLSLETLLFRSIYGDDAIFGNIARISASFVFMFILFGAFLLRSGAGDFVIHLSKSIASRLVGGPGIVAIIASGLTGTISGSAVANTASTGVVTIPLMKNAGFSPRFAAAVEASASTGGQIVPPIMGAGAFVMASYTQIPYSTIVMVSILPAILYFASLVFYVRTESYKAGLTRTMEQTAPLLPMVMREGLSFIVPVTLLIVLLVMGYTPTYAAVIAIIAVIVSSWFTPNKMGLSAIADAFALGSRNMVVTAVLLCSVGLIVNVIATAGIGNTFSLMITEWSGGSLLVALLLVAVASLVLGMGLPVTASYIVLATLSAPALLQLMANVELVSALSAGELSADVQAILMLVGVSPEQGAMTVAQAQAVINDMPDEMMAILRPMLLDEHKLSMLLLAAHLVIFWLSQDSNVTPPVCLCTFTAAAIAKSPPMATGFTSWKIAKGLYIIPILFAYTPLAQGDWLAAFQVFIFALPGLYAFTLVMQGWQKRQLKHWERALLIVIAVALLSPLAMHWQIIALVSLLGVMFYIQRSSKQVVELAS, encoded by the coding sequence ATGCAATGGAATGCCGTACCTGACAGTATTCGTCAAGAAGTTGAAGATACCCGCGCTTTACCCCTTATTTACGTTTTAGGCATTATTATTAGCTTGGTTCATGTCTACTTCAATATTTTTGCGGATATTGCCGTGCTACAGCAAAACATCCTCCACTTTGCCGGATTTATTCTGCTTTGCGGCCTGCTAAAGCCCCTCAGCTCGCAGCGTCAATTAGCCATTTTAGACAAACTTTGGGTACTCGCCATTGCCTGCTCAGCGATATATTTATTGTTTGCCGAAGATCTTATTTATGAACGTGGTGTACGTTTGGTGGCATTAGATTGGTTGTGCGGCACTATGGTGATTTTAGGTGCGATAGATATGACACGCCGAGCCACTGGCTGGGTGATTCCGATATTAATTGTAACCGCGATATCCTACCTTGCTTGGTGGGGAAACTATGTGCCGGGAGTGTTTCAATTTAAAGGCCTTAGCCTAGAGACTCTGTTGTTTAGAAGCATCTATGGCGATGATGCTATTTTTGGCAACATCGCACGAATTTCCGCAAGCTTTGTTTTCATGTTTATCCTGTTTGGCGCATTTTTGCTGCGCTCGGGCGCTGGTGATTTTGTAATTCACCTCTCTAAGAGCATTGCTAGCCGCTTGGTTGGTGGTCCCGGTATTGTGGCGATTATCGCCTCTGGCCTTACTGGTACTATTTCTGGAAGTGCTGTAGCCAATACCGCGTCTACGGGAGTGGTGACGATTCCATTAATGAAAAATGCTGGTTTTAGCCCGCGCTTTGCTGCGGCTGTTGAGGCATCGGCGTCTACCGGTGGACAAATTGTTCCTCCTATTATGGGGGCCGGCGCCTTTGTAATGGCCAGTTATACGCAAATTCCCTATAGCACCATTGTGATGGTGAGCATTCTGCCAGCCATTCTATATTTTGCTTCGCTGGTTTTTTATGTGCGAACTGAATCTTATAAAGCAGGCTTAACGCGCACCATGGAGCAAACAGCACCGTTATTGCCCATGGTAATGCGCGAAGGCTTGTCGTTTATTGTGCCGGTCACCTTGTTAATTGTATTGCTGGTGATGGGCTACACGCCTACCTATGCGGCGGTGATTGCGATTATTGCGGTGATTGTGAGCTCGTGGTTTACCCCAAATAAAATGGGGCTCTCGGCCATTGCAGATGCCTTCGCGCTTGGTTCGCGCAACATGGTAGTCACTGCGGTGCTGCTTTGCTCGGTAGGCTTAATAGTGAATGTTATTGCTACCGCTGGTATTGGTAATACCTTCTCCTTGATGATTACAGAGTGGTCTGGAGGGAGCTTGTTAGTGGCGCTATTGCTGGTAGCCGTGGCGTCTTTGGTGTTGGGCATGGGCCTACCCGTAACCGCTTCTTATATTGTACTGGCCACCTTGTCTGCTCCTGCGCTATTACAATTAATGGCAAACGTAGAGTTGGTAAGTGCTTTAAGCGCTGGTGAGTTAAGCGCCGATGTACAAGCTATTCTTATGTTGGTTGGAGTTAGTCCAGAGCAAGGGGCAATGACAGTTGCCCAAGCGCAAGCAGTAATCAACGATATGCCAGATGAAATGATGGCTATACTACGGCCAATGTTACTGGATGAACACAAGCTGTCGATGTTGCTATTGGCGGCTCATTTAGTGATTTTTTGGCTCTCTCAAGATAGCAACGTTACGCCTCCGGTGTGCTTGTGTACCTTTACCGCAGCGGCTATTGCTAAGTCTCCGCCTATGGCCACCGGATTTACCTCATGGAAAATCGCCAAAGGTTTGTACATTATTCCTATTTTGTTTGCTTACACCCCGCTAGCGCAGGGCGATTGGTTAGCTGCTTTTCAGGTATTTATCTTCGCCTTGCCTGGCTTGTATGCCTTTACTTTAGTGATGCAAGGCTGGCAAAAACGTCAGCTGAAACATTGGGAGAGGGCGCTTTTGATAGTCATAGCCGTCGCGTTGTTAAGCCCCTTAGCAATGCACTGGCAAATTATCGCTTTAGTGAGTTTATTGGGTGTAATGTTTTATATTCAAAGAAGCAGCAAACAAGTCGTTGAACTGGCATCATGA
- a CDS encoding Gfo/Idh/MocA family protein translates to MTKGQFNWGVIAPGRIARNFAEAIAVIPQATLYAVASSNLQRAQDFVDEFDGQIALDDYQLLANDPKVDAIYIANPHRFHFDSIKMCLEASKPVLCEKPLTVNAAQTKQLVALAKTNNVFLMEALWTRFQPAWQQVRAWLEQQKIGEIKFISSSFGFNIPRDEDDRLLNRELAGGCLLDMGVYNVSMSQFVTQSKPHKIVADGLVGSTGVDERSSVIMNYGPCASQFTCNFLANTENSFTIFGSKGHIRVPSMFWVGTQACLSVHDELDIIEDFPFRASGFEYQIEEVMSCVAAGKLQSEVMSWQESIETMQIMDEIRSQIGVRYPFLSE, encoded by the coding sequence ATGACAAAAGGTCAATTTAATTGGGGAGTCATTGCTCCCGGTCGTATTGCACGTAATTTTGCCGAAGCCATAGCAGTTATTCCTCAAGCTACTTTATATGCTGTAGCTAGCTCTAATCTGCAACGTGCGCAGGACTTTGTTGATGAGTTTGATGGCCAAATAGCGCTAGATGATTATCAACTGTTAGCAAACGATCCCAAGGTTGATGCCATCTATATTGCCAACCCTCATCGGTTTCATTTCGACAGTATTAAAATGTGCCTAGAAGCAAGCAAGCCAGTATTGTGTGAAAAGCCGCTAACGGTAAACGCCGCTCAAACGAAACAATTGGTCGCTTTAGCCAAAACCAACAATGTGTTTTTGATGGAAGCATTGTGGACGCGTTTTCAGCCTGCTTGGCAACAGGTTCGCGCTTGGCTTGAGCAGCAAAAAATTGGTGAGATTAAATTCATCAGTTCCAGTTTTGGTTTTAATATCCCTCGTGACGAAGATGATCGCCTGCTTAACCGTGAGTTAGCCGGTGGGTGTTTATTGGACATGGGTGTGTATAACGTATCTATGTCTCAGTTTGTTACCCAAAGCAAACCTCATAAAATTGTAGCTGATGGTCTTGTTGGCAGCACGGGGGTAGACGAGCGCAGCAGTGTGATTATGAATTATGGCCCTTGCGCCAGCCAATTTACCTGTAACTTTTTGGCTAATACAGAAAACAGCTTCACCATTTTTGGTTCAAAAGGACATATTCGCGTACCGAGTATGTTCTGGGTTGGGACTCAAGCTTGTCTGAGTGTGCATGACGAGCTAGATATAATTGAAGACTTTCCGTTTCGAGCATCGGGCTTTGAGTATCAAATAGAAGAAGTAATGAGTTGTGTTGCTGCTGGTAAATTACAAAGTGAAGTGATGAGCTGGCAAGAGAGTATTGAAACCATGCAGATTATGGATGAAATTCGCTCTCAAATAGGTGTGAGATATCCATTTTTAAGTGAGTAA